The following are encoded in a window of Chryseobacterium sp. genomic DNA:
- a CDS encoding nitrous oxide reductase accessory protein NosL → MKFSKTLFITASVLAIMSCQKSGPKDIAVGKDQCDNCRMTITDVKYAAQLITDKGRAYKFDDLSCMTMYESSNPDKAANAKTYVVDFPSGQFLEKSRAVFVKGGSIKSPMGGNTQAFRDKAAAQKAAAATGASLTK, encoded by the coding sequence ATGAAGTTCAGCAAAACGTTATTTATTACAGCCTCAGTACTGGCTATTATGTCCTGCCAAAAAAGTGGTCCTAAAGACATCGCGGTTGGTAAAGACCAGTGCGATAACTGCCGCATGACCATCACGGACGTGAAGTATGCTGCCCAGTTGATTACAGATAAAGGCCGCGCCTATAAGTTTGACGACCTGAGTTGCATGACGATGTACGAAAGTTCAAATCCTGATAAGGCCGCCAATGCCAAAACCTATGTGGTGGATTTCCCCAGCGGACAGTTCCTGGAAAAATCGCGTGCTGTATTTGTTAAAGGCGGCAGCATAAAATCGCCTATGGGTGGCAATACTCAGGCTTTCCGTGATAAAGCGGCAGCCCAAAAGGCAGCGGCAGCCACCGGTGCAAGTTTAACTAAATAA